Proteins from one Enterobacter bugandensis genomic window:
- the fhuA gene encoding ferrichrome porin FhuA, which yields MALSNTAQPINTSLRKVAVVVATAVAGMSAFAHAAETPKKEDTITVTAAPAAQESAWGPAATIAARQSATGTKTDTPIQKVPQSISVVTAEEMALHQPRSVKEALSYTPGVAVGTRGASNTYDYLVIRGFAADGQSQNNYLDGMKMQGNFYNDAVIDPYMLERAEIMRGPVSVLYGKSSPGGLLNMVSKRPTTEPLKEIQFKVGTDSLFQTGFDFSDAIDDDGVYSYRLTGVARSNNSQQEDKGEQRYAIAPSFSWRPDDKTTFTFLSYFQNEPETGYYGWLPKEGTVDPLPNGDRLPTNFNEGAKNNTYSRNQKMVGYSFDHEFNDTFTVRQNLRFAENKTSQNSVYGYGMCSDPLYSSNPASSPCASIPQSQWGHTLTRQYVIDDEKLQNFTVDTQLQSKFATGALDHTLLTGVDFMRMRNDINSWFGYAGSVAPSDIYDLDRGDFDFGSHPGPSGAYQVLNKQKQTGVYAQDQIEWDKVLVTLGGRYDWADQESYNRVLNTTAKRDDTQFTWRGGVNYLFDNGVTPYFSYSESFEPASLTDAQGKPFSPSKGKQYEAGVKYVPNDRPIVITGAVYQLTKTNNLMADPTGSPFSVEGGEIRARGVELEAKAALSASVNVVGSYTYTDAEYTTDTNYKGNTPAQVPKHMASLWGDYTMFDGPLSGLTLGTGVRYTGSSKGDPANSFTVGSYTLVDALVRYDLARVGMAGSNVALHVNNLFDREYVASCFNTYGCFWGAERQVVATATFRF from the coding sequence TGTCGTAGCCACAGCGGTTGCCGGCATGTCTGCATTTGCTCACGCTGCCGAAACCCCGAAAAAAGAAGATACTATTACCGTTACCGCTGCACCTGCTGCACAGGAGAGTGCCTGGGGACCTGCTGCGACTATCGCCGCTCGCCAATCTGCGACCGGTACCAAAACAGACACCCCAATTCAAAAGGTTCCACAGTCTATTTCTGTGGTAACGGCCGAAGAGATGGCGCTGCATCAGCCACGTTCCGTTAAAGAAGCTCTGAGCTATACCCCGGGCGTTGCAGTAGGCACCCGTGGTGCTTCCAATACTTACGACTACCTGGTTATTCGCGGTTTCGCGGCCGATGGCCAGAGCCAAAACAACTACCTCGACGGCATGAAAATGCAGGGGAACTTCTACAACGACGCGGTAATTGACCCGTACATGCTGGAGCGCGCCGAAATCATGCGCGGTCCGGTTTCCGTTCTGTACGGTAAAAGCAGCCCAGGCGGCCTGCTGAATATGGTAAGTAAGCGCCCAACAACCGAGCCGCTGAAAGAGATCCAGTTTAAAGTGGGTACCGACAGCCTGTTCCAGACAGGCTTTGACTTCAGCGATGCGATCGACGATGACGGTGTCTATTCATACCGCCTGACGGGCGTTGCGCGCTCGAACAATTCGCAGCAGGAAGATAAGGGCGAGCAGCGTTATGCCATCGCGCCATCCTTCTCCTGGCGTCCGGATGACAAAACCACCTTCACGTTCCTCTCCTACTTCCAGAACGAGCCTGAAACGGGCTACTACGGCTGGCTGCCAAAAGAGGGGACGGTTGACCCGCTGCCAAACGGCGATCGTCTGCCGACTAACTTCAATGAAGGCGCGAAGAACAACACCTATTCCCGTAACCAGAAAATGGTGGGATACAGCTTCGACCACGAATTCAACGATACTTTCACCGTGCGTCAGAATCTGCGCTTTGCCGAGAACAAAACCTCGCAAAACAGCGTTTACGGCTACGGCATGTGTTCCGATCCGCTCTATTCGAGTAATCCGGCATCCAGCCCTTGCGCGAGCATTCCTCAGTCACAATGGGGGCATACGCTGACTCGCCAGTATGTGATCGATGACGAGAAGCTGCAAAACTTCACCGTTGATACGCAGCTTCAGAGCAAGTTCGCGACGGGGGCTCTCGACCATACTCTGTTGACAGGCGTTGATTTCATGCGCATGCGTAATGACATTAACTCCTGGTTCGGCTATGCCGGCTCCGTTGCGCCATCCGATATTTACGATCTCGATCGTGGCGATTTCGATTTCGGTTCACACCCTGGACCATCTGGTGCTTACCAGGTGCTGAACAAGCAGAAGCAGACCGGCGTTTACGCTCAGGATCAGATCGAATGGGATAAAGTGCTGGTGACACTGGGCGGCCGTTACGATTGGGCCGATCAGGAGTCCTACAACCGCGTATTAAATACCACCGCCAAGCGTGATGATACTCAGTTCACCTGGCGTGGCGGCGTTAACTACCTGTTCGACAACGGGGTAACTCCTTATTTCAGCTACAGCGAATCCTTTGAACCGGCTTCCCTGACCGACGCTCAAGGTAAACCATTCTCACCGTCTAAAGGCAAACAGTACGAAGCGGGCGTGAAATACGTGCCTAACGATCGTCCGATCGTGATCACCGGTGCAGTGTATCAGCTGACCAAAACCAACAACCTGATGGCTGACCCAACTGGCTCACCCTTCTCCGTTGAAGGCGGCGAGATCCGCGCCCGTGGCGTAGAGCTGGAAGCGAAAGCGGCGCTCTCTGCCAGCGTGAACGTTGTCGGTTCTTATACCTATACCGATGCGGAATACACCACCGACACCAACTACAAAGGCAACACGCCGGCGCAGGTGCCAAAACATATGGCATCCCTGTGGGGTGATTACACGATGTTTGACGGCCCACTGTCTGGCCTGACGCTGGGTACCGGTGTGCGTTATACCGGCTCCAGCAAAGGTGACCCGGCGAATAGCTTCACTGTTGGAAGCTATACACTGGTTGATGCACTGGTCAGATACGATCTGGCGCGTGTAGGCATGGCCGGATCAAACGTCGCGCTTCACGTGAACAACCTGTTCGATCGTGAGTACGTTGCCAGCTGCTTCAACACCTACGGTTGCTTCTGGGGTGCTGAACGCCAGGTTGTCGCCACCGCGACCTTCCGCTTCTAA
- the fhuC gene encoding Fe3+-hydroxamate ABC transporter ATP-binding protein FhuC, with protein sequence MQDNKTQSDTTFTLNNLSFRVPGRTLLHPLSLTFPAGKVTGLIGHNGSGKSTLLKMLGRHQPPSEGDILLDDRPLEGWSSKAFARKVAYLPQQLPQAEGMTVRELVAIGRYPWHGALGRFGVADREKVEEAIALVGLKPLAHRLVDSLSGGERQRAWIAMLVAQDSRCLLLDEPTSALDIAHQVDVLALVHRLSQQRGLTVIAVLHDINMAARYCDYLVALRGGEMIAQGTPSELMRSETLEHIYGIPMGILPHPAGAAPVSFVY encoded by the coding sequence ATGCAGGATAATAAAACGCAATCCGACACCACCTTTACGCTCAATAATCTCTCCTTTCGCGTACCCGGGCGCACCCTGCTGCATCCGCTCTCTCTGACGTTTCCTGCCGGTAAAGTGACGGGCCTGATTGGCCACAACGGTTCCGGTAAATCCACGCTGCTCAAGATGCTGGGACGCCACCAGCCACCTTCTGAAGGGGATATTCTGCTGGACGATCGGCCGCTGGAGGGCTGGAGCAGTAAAGCCTTTGCCCGCAAGGTGGCCTACTTGCCGCAGCAGCTGCCGCAGGCGGAAGGGATGACGGTGCGTGAGCTGGTAGCGATTGGCCGCTATCCGTGGCACGGGGCGCTTGGCCGCTTCGGCGTCGCCGACCGGGAGAAAGTAGAAGAGGCGATTGCGCTGGTAGGGCTAAAACCGCTGGCGCATCGCCTGGTGGATAGTCTGTCCGGCGGTGAACGTCAGCGGGCGTGGATTGCGATGCTGGTGGCGCAGGACAGCCGCTGCCTGCTGCTGGATGAACCGACCTCTGCGCTGGATATCGCCCATCAGGTCGACGTGCTGGCGCTGGTGCATCGCTTAAGCCAGCAGCGCGGCCTGACGGTGATCGCTGTCCTGCACGATATCAACATGGCGGCGCGCTACTGTGACTACCTCGTCGCGCTGCGCGGCGGTGAAATGATCGCTCAGGGCACGCCGTCTGAGCTGATGCGCAGCGAAACGCTGGAACATATTTACGGTATTCCGATGGGTATTTTGCCTCACCCGGCCGGGGCTGCTCCCGTGAGCTTTGTCTACTGA
- the fhuD gene encoding Fe(3+)-hydroxamate ABC transporter substrate-binding protein FhuD encodes MLDSTYISRRRLLTVMALSPLLLKMAPARAAAIDPHRIVALEWLPVELMMALGITPYGVADIPNYTLWVNEPKLPDSVIDIGLRTEPNLELLTQMKPSYLFWSAGYGPSEEIMAKIAPGRGFSFSDGKKPLTMAKNSIHEMAQFLNREAEAKQHLDEFDALIESLKPRFARRGDRPLLMVTLLDARHMLVFGKNCLFQEVLDNFGIRNAWEGEMTFWGSTAVGIDRLAAFRDVDVLCFDHGNEREMQTLMATPLWQAMPFVREQRFLRAPAVWFYGATLSAMHFARVLDNVMGGKA; translated from the coding sequence ATGCTGGATTCAACATACATAAGCCGCCGTCGCCTGCTGACGGTCATGGCGCTCTCGCCGCTGCTGTTGAAGATGGCCCCGGCCCGCGCCGCCGCTATCGATCCGCACCGCATCGTGGCGCTGGAGTGGTTACCCGTCGAGCTGATGATGGCCCTGGGTATCACGCCCTACGGCGTGGCCGACATTCCCAACTACACCCTGTGGGTGAATGAGCCAAAACTGCCGGACTCGGTCATCGACATCGGTCTGCGCACGGAGCCAAACCTTGAGCTTCTCACGCAGATGAAACCGTCTTATTTATTCTGGTCTGCGGGGTATGGCCCGTCGGAAGAGATCATGGCGAAGATTGCGCCGGGACGAGGCTTTTCCTTTAGCGACGGTAAAAAGCCGCTGACCATGGCAAAAAATTCCATCCATGAGATGGCCCAGTTCCTCAACCGGGAAGCGGAAGCAAAACAGCATCTCGATGAGTTTGACGCGCTGATTGAGTCTCTTAAGCCGCGCTTTGCCCGCCGTGGCGATCGGCCTTTGCTGATGGTGACGCTGCTGGATGCCCGCCATATGCTGGTCTTTGGAAAGAACTGCCTGTTCCAGGAAGTGCTCGACAACTTCGGCATTCGCAACGCCTGGGAAGGCGAGATGACTTTCTGGGGAAGCACCGCCGTGGGCATCGACCGCCTGGCGGCGTTTCGCGACGTCGACGTGCTGTGCTTTGACCACGGCAACGAGCGTGAAATGCAAACCCTGATGGCGACCCCGCTCTGGCAGGCGATGCCGTTCGTGCGCGAGCAGCGCTTCCTGCGCGCCCCTGCGGTATGGTTTTACGGCGCGACGCTGTCGGCAATGCACTTTGCCCGCGTGCTGGACAACGTGATGGGGGGCAAAGCATGA